Part of the Paenibacillus wynnii genome is shown below.
AACTCCATCACCAAATTTCATTGCTCGCAAGGAACTACAACCATGCTTGCTACGACTATGACCGCTCCGAAAGCTGAAATTGATCGAGTATTATCCGAGGTTGACGCCTATAGATCTCGAACTATGCCTTATGCCCAGTTGGCAGGTGTCCATCTGGAAGGACCCTTTATTAGTCCCAAGTGGCCTGGAGCTCAAAATCCCGAGCACATTGTTCTGGCTAATATCGAATGGCTGGAGGAGTGGGAGACCCAATATCCCGGACTCATTCGTCAGGTCACTCTTGCTCCTGAACGTGAAGGCGCATTGACCGCGATTTCATGGCTGCGCAGACACAGCATTACTGCGGCCCTTGGGCATACTGACGCCACCTATGATGAGGTCATTACAGCAGCAGAGGCCGGGTTAAATCAAGCAGTACATGCATTCAATGCAATGACGGCACTGCACCACCGTAAACCGGGTACAGTCGGAGCGGTACTGGGTGACCATCGCATACGTGCGGAAATTATCGGAGACGGTATCCACGTACATCCGGCTGTGGTCTCTTTACTGGCCCGATTGAAGGGTGATCAACTGCTGCTTATTACAGATGCCATGTCGGCTGCAGGACTAAGTGATGGCGAGTATAAGATTGGGGATTTGCCTGTTTTAGTGCAACAAGGTATAGCTACTCTTAAAGATCATCCCGAATCCCTCGCAGGTAGCACTTTGACCATGATAAAGGGCTTTCGCTTCCTGGTTCAAGAAGTCGGTTTATCCCTTGAAGCTGCATCTCGGGCTGCAAGTCTTACACCTGCTGTTTCCTTAGGCCTTGAACGGACCATCGGGTCTTTGGAAGCTGGTAAGCAGGGAGATATTCTCCTTCTCGACGCCGAGCTTAATCTACGTGACGTTTGGGTTCAGGGGAAAAAAGTTGCCTTTTAAATGGGCTCAAACCAAAATCATTGGTTAGCCGTTTGGAAACAAGCCACTAAGGGTTCTCAGAGTGTTCTAGCGATCACTACCATTTCTCCAGAATCCCCCAACCCGATCCTCCGCTTTGTTCGCCCATTTCAGTCATCAGTACTTGACAAAACATAGTGTTGTGAAAAAAGTGAATAGCTATACGGACTACAGAGCCCTTATTAACGTGCAAATGTTAAAATGAAAGCACAAACGGACTCAGGTGCCCCTATTCGTGGATATAGGGGTTGTTTTAGCCAATTTTCTGCTCATTAGAGTCATCCGTGTCCGCATGAAGCGTCAGTGTACTTTATTCAGATTTAGGATAAGCCATATTTCATTAAAAATAACGCAGCCATACGCCTAAGGCGTTAAAGTGGCTGCGTTATTAGTGTTATCCGATATAAACGATAAATTCCATATGATTTAAAGATTTATTTCCAAGAATTAAAACTGTTAGCGGTTTGTGTTGTTACCAGGGAAAATACGCTCCACCATCGATCCGAATTCTTGTACAAAACCTTGAAGAGGGTATCCTCCACGAGCATTATCTGCATAGCCGTTTACACGTTGTACGAATTCTGGATTGTCAGAAACATACACCGTTTGAATTTGCGGTGCATTTCTTTTAATCTCCGCGGTAACTTTATCCTTAATTTCTCTAGGCAAAGTATCGGCATTACCAGCGCCCATGTTCCCCATGCCGCCAGTTCCAGTACCACCAGTTCCCATTCCGCCTCCAGTGCCCATTCCGTTGGTTCCCATACCTCGAGTTCCCATACCGCCGGTTCCCGCACCATAGGTTCCTAGGCCACCAGTTCCCATACCGGTTCCCATTCCGCCCGTACCCATACCTCTAGATCCCATGCCGCCGGTTCCCGTACCATTGGTTCCCATGCCGCCAGTACCCATACCTCTCGTACCCATGCCGCCGGTTCCCATACCATAGGTACCCATACCGCCATTCCCTACGCTGCCGGTTCCCATGCCGTCAGTACCCGTACCGCCAGTTCCTGTGGTCCCCGTTCCCAGCCCACCGGCACCGAAACCTCTAGCTCCCGTACTACCCATACCCATACCCATATTGCCGGCAGCACCGCTACCGCCTGCAGTACCGTTCATTCCTCCGCCGGTACCCGGCATAGATCCACCAATTCCTGTCATTGTTCCACTTCTACCGGTCATTGTTCCGTCCATGCCGTAAGTTGTTCCATCCATACCGGATGTTGTGCCACCTCTACCAGTCAATGTTCCACCACCGGTTCCCAGCATGCCGCCACTGTTTCTACCCGTTGCCAAGGTTCGCGGCGAAGTATTTGTTGTTCCTCCGCTATGCGTACCGGTACCGGCCTCGTCCAGTGTTAAAGCAACATACGCTCTATTCCCGGATACCAAAACATTAGCTGAACGAACATCTTTCATTGCTGTAATTCGGTCAGCCAAGTCCTGACTCATTTGGAGTCTGGTGACGTTATGTGTTCCAGTTCTACCGTTAACTGAGTTTGCATTCAATCGACCGTTTTTGGCATTCTGAACATTGTTTGTACGGACATCATTATTTCCAGCCGCATCATTAGTCCCGCAGCCTGTAACCCCAACCATACCGAGTAGAAGCGCCACTGCAAGGGACCTGCTGATTGTAGATCGCAACATGTATTCATCCTCCGTCTCTAAAGTTGTGATGTTTGATCGGTAACACTAATTAGACTGTGTTATCATCAGGCAAGCTATCCTTGAAAGGATTTGGCAATCGGACTTCTGCACCGTCACCGGTTCATGTATATTGGCGTATCATGTTAACAATAAGCAACAATTTCCGAAGCCGGTTTTGCTCCGTGAAATTTCTCAGGAGGGGTAAGAATGAAGGTCTTATTCACATTTTATCTGCCGAGCGGCGGTGTAGAAACATTGAACAGGCTGCGATGCGAAAGTCTGCAACAGAACGGCATTGAATGCCATGTCCTGTATCTCAAACCGGGTTCTGGTGGCCATAATCAAGCAAACTTTCCGGTGTTCATTACATCAGAGGATCATAAAATCAAAGAAATATTAATGAATGAACAATATGACGCAATCATCGTTACGTCAGATTATTTAATGCTGGAGCATTTACGTGAACTCGGCTACAACGGAATTCTTCTATATGAATCACAGGGACTCGGCACACGTGATTACGCCGAAAAACTTATAAAAGATGCAATTCCCTATCTGCAAACTTACTGTAATGCAGTACTGATTCCGCCTACAGATCATTTACTGGAATTGTTTATTACCATGTGCCCCTGGCTGCACCGTTATGTAATACCCAATATCGTTGATGTGAATTCCTTCCGGTATATTCCTGCTGAACCTCCCAAAGATCCGGTGATAGCGTGGGTGGGCCGTCTTGAACGCAATAAGAACTGGCCCGAGTATTTGGAAATTGCAGCACGTATCCGTAGGAGTAAGCCTAATCTTCATCTTTGGATGTTCCATGATCCGGATTTGGCAGCAGAAGGTGAAGCGGAACAATTTAATATTTCACTCCACAGATTAGGATTACATGACCGCTTGAATGTATTCACTAATATTCCAAATGAAGTGATGCCCGTTTATTATTCATCTATTGCCAGTTCCGGCGGATTTCTTCTTTCCACCTCCGTTACAGAAGGTTTCGGGTATGCTGTTGCTGAGGCTCTATGCTGCACTTGTCCTGTGGTCAGTACCGACTCCGACGGCGTTCGGTCCTTCATCATTCATAATGGTTCAGGTAAATTTTATCCGCTCGGAAATATTGAGGCTGCTGTAGCAGAAGGCCTGGAGGTAATGGACAATCCAGCTGTCAGGAGCAATATTCGGCAGCAAGGAAGGGCACATATGGTTGCTAACTTCGGAACGGGTCCTTATGCCCGATCTTTTCGGGAAATGCTGAACTCCTTTGCTATCTTTTAGAAAATAGTTAATAACAAATATCTAAGAACCTTCAACCCACCTTAGCTGTGGCATTGAAGGTTCTTCACTTATGAAATCTAATTTTTTTGTCTCGATACAATGTTGAATAATTCCTTCTGAAATATTGCTGTACTTCTCACCCACGTAAAAGGCAGCGAATCGATCTCCCCTCTACTGGCAAGTCGGAGCCGCAGCTCACGGTCCTCAATCAGCCGAATAATATCTACCGCCAGACGATTCTCATGCCGATAAGACATTAAGCAGTTATGCCCATGCACACAGTATTCCATATTTCCACCTGCATAAGTGGTAACCAGAGCCGCCCCGCAGCGCATGGCCTCCAGTCCCGGCAAAGAACCGGTATCATACGTACTGGAGCTTACGAATATATCACTTTCATTATAGTGGAAACAGAGCTCGGTATCATTTCCAGGCGTCCTGATATGGTATTTCCCGTCGTTTTGAAGTTCTTGGAGAATGATGGATTCTGAGAACTCTCCCGGCGGAGTCATCAGATAAATATCTACCTCCGGGTGAACCTCCTTCACATGATTCAGCTGCTGAAGCAGATAATCCTGTTCCCGATGCCCAGAAAACCCGCCTTCCGGCTTACGCATAATTGCAGAAACGACGAGCCTGCGCCCCTCCCTCTCACGAAGCCTCTGGTTATAGAAATCCGGGTTCACGCCAATGGGTACAATACGCCCTTTAACCCCATGGTTTAGACGAACAATCTCCTGCTGCCAACGTGACAGAACAAACAAATTTCGGGAGCTATGATACGAAGCGAAGGACTGGTTGTTATCCGGTAAGAAGCTCGGCTCGTAACATAACGCCAGTCGGATATGAATCCCTTTCCCTCTTTCACTGGCCTGCTGGGAAACCGCCACGGTCGTATAATAGTTGGAAACAATCACGTCAGCAACCGGAAAATCGCTCTCTTCAAGTTTCTTCTTGCCCGTTAAAAATATATTACATCCCATCTCATATTCCACAGTACCGCCCAATGGCATAATGATAGTGATTTCGTGCCCCATGGCCGACAGACGGTTGGCAAGCTCAGCAAGCATTCGCTGTGCTCCCCCCCGGCACAACGTTAGAACTGGAAATGTTATTTTCATGATCTCGGCTCCTTTCGAAGCAAACGTGAAAGGGCTTGGAAGTGTTTGGCCTGAACCTTTTTAATTTCCTGCGTCTGCTCCTTGCCATGAATTACGGAGCCCATAGCCTCATGCACTCTATAATCAAGAAGGGGTTCCTTAATATAAGACCATTCATAGTGCGGTAGAATTCGCAGCCACAACTCATAATCATGTGTGTATAAAAACGACTCATCAAAAATGCCTACTTTGTAAAAAATGTTCATGTCCAGCAGAACAGAGCTGCCATTCACTGGACAGCCCTTCATCAGGGTCTCAATAAGCTGAATTCTATCTAAAGGTGCAGCCACTACTTCGGATAACCGTTCCCCAAATTCATTTATATAAAAGAAGGCCGTATGGCAAAAAAACGTACCCGCGTTTTGGATAAGCTCTATCTGCCGTTTGATTTTATCCGGATGGAATTGATCATCAGAGCTTAACCAGGCAAAATAAGAACCGGTAGCGGCCATGATTCCACAATTCAATGCTGAGGCGGTCCCACCGTTAGTTTTTCGAATATAGATAATATCTTTCATATAGGGTGTTAGCTTTTCTATATGTCTGGTGGAGCCGTCATCCACAACGATAATTTCAATGTCTTTATAGCTCTGTGCCAGAGCACTTTCTACGGCCAAATGGACGAATTGACAGTTGTAGAATGGAATAACTATCGATACCTTAGACCTCACATACATGGTCTCACCTCCTCAAGCAATGACCGGTTCTTATACGATTTTGCATGCCATGATTGCATCCAAAGGGGGGTGGTCTTCACCAAATGATTCACGAAAGGATGGATTCTCCGCATGATGAAACCCCTTGAGCACCAACACTTCATAACCCATTTCCAGAAAATCCTCGGGCTCCCATCCGCTCCTGTGTTTTTGGAACAGCTCCCCGTTTAAATGGTAATGATCAATACCTGACTGCGGAAAAAAACCTCTTGGTGTAAATACAACCACTCGGTTTATGGCAATTTTCTCAGCCGCTTCTAATAACTTCTTCCCTTCCTCCATGGAGAAGTGCTCCAGAGAGTCAATGAAAGTGACGGCTGAGAATGACTCAGGTAAAAAGAGTTTATCCATTTGCCTTGCATCTGCATTGATAGGAATAATATGAGGCGACTTCACATCACGGTGAAGGAGATAGGGGCGATGGATCTCAAGGCCTACTACAAGCCCCGCCTCGTAAGAATCGAGCAACGTACCGATACCGCAGCCGATATCCAGAATACTGTCAACAAATCTTAATTGCTCGAGTAATACGGGGAGGAAGTCTTTCACTGAGATTTCCTGAACCATTTCTCATTTCACCCTCCCATTGATGAAATCAGACTGCGTAACGAAGCCTGATACCGGTTCGCTGTTGCGGCCGCTTCAGTCATAATTTGGTCGTAGTGTTTGAGTGTCCCCATTCCATCATGACGACGGTACCCTGTCAGCGACTGATTCAACATAACGGGGATATAACCGTTAAGAATGGCCCGGAACCACAAGTCAAAGTCATGTGTGTAGGGAAGTTGCTCATCAAAAAGCCCGATGGCTCCGAACACCTCCTTCTTAAACATAACGGTGCATCCATTTATAGGGTTACCTTGCAGAAAGCATCGTAAAAATTCAAGTTGGCTAGGAAATACCACAGCTGCATTAAGCTCTGTTAACTGAGAAAACCCGTTAATGTAGTTGAAATTTGTATAGGAAATCAGCAGGTTATTCTGTTCCATGAACAGCGCCTGATTATTAATTTTGTCATGATAAAAGATATCGTCCGAACTTAGCCAAGCAATGTAATCCCCTGAGGCATGCCGAATACCGTGATTTAACGCGGTTGCTGTGCCTCCGTTCGTTTTACCTAAATAATGAATCTGGGAATGATACGGCGTGAGTCGTTCCGAAAATACGCTGGAGCCATCATCAACCACAATAATTTCATGGGCTTTCATGGATTGAGTCACGGCACTTTGCAGCGCGTGCCCAATATAGGGGTCATTATAAAAAGGAATAACTATCGATACTTTAGGATTCATGCCCATCCACCTTCCCTGCCCACACGAAAATAGTCCATAATATCTGACAGTGACTGTTCGAACGAAATATCCGCACTCCACCCCAACGCCGTCGCTTCTTCTTCAGGTGTAAAAGGAGGCTCCGAATAAACCACCGGTTTCTCCGCAGTCTCACTTCCCCAAACCATGGGAACAGCGGCTTGGGTCAGCTTCAACAGCTGCTCTGCAATATCTCCAAGCTTGCGTTCCTTACCTGATTCAATACGGTAGATGGTGCCGTTAGCACCCTTGTCTAAAATATATTCGTAAGCTCTTACTGCATCACGTACATCCAGGAAGTCACGCAGGGCAGAGCGGGAAGATACTTTGAACGGAGCTTGTTGCACCCCGTTCTCACTGCGCGCAATATGGCCTGCCAGCAGTGAGCAGAATCCGGTTGAAGATCCCGGACCCATCAGGTTGCAGGGTTCCGCCAGAAGAACCTGTTGCTGGAACAATGTTCTCCAAGCCAGAGACACCAGCTCCTCTAATGTCTTGCTTAGACTATAAGGATGAGGCGGGAGTACAGCTCCAATCCTGTACTTCAACCGGGAGCCTGCAACCAGTATGCGGCAGGACGGTAAAATGCGTAAAGCCTCCAACAAATATAGAGTAGCCATTACATTGGTTTCCATATAAAGCAACGGGTTCTGCCAAGACTCCGGTACAGAGTTTTTACCAGCCAGATGCAGCACGTCCTCCGGTATAACCGTTTTGATCATCTCTGCAACAGCCTTTCGGTCGCTGAGGTCGCAGACATAAGTCTGTATACCCTGAGGAAAATCAAAGGCAGGGGACTTCATAGCAACCGGATTACGCAGAACTGCGATAACCTCTGCCCCTTGTGCCGCAAAATAATTCACAGCATGCCTTCCAGTAAATCCGGCAGCACCGGTGATCAATATCCTACGCCGGCTCATAGGGTAAACTCAGAATGCTTCATCCATTCTGCCAACTCCGCCAGCATAACCGGATAGGATGGCAACTGAAAGTGGACATCCGGGCGAGTGTTGGTTAGTGTTCGATCCTGCACAGGTTGCTCCTCCGGGACAACCTCGACATCATTTTTGTCGAAGGAGGTTTGAATATATTGCAGCAGCTCATATTTACTTACAGGCTGGGGATGCGCCAAATGAATCAGCCCATCGACAGAGGATTCCAGCATGGCATCCACCGCTTTAGCCAGTTCAAGCGTAGTTACCCCATTCCACATTACGCTGCGGTAACCGGATACTTTTCCCGTTTGCCCCAGAAACCACTCCATCAGGCCAATGCCACCGGTGCGAATTTCAGGACCGATGATTGAGGTGCGAATCGTTAAATGTCCCGGATCTCTTACTTCTCCTAGACATTTCGTAATGGAATAGACGGTGGTTCCGTCCGGTGTATCCTCCTCGGTGTAACCGCCGCGTGTTCCTTCGAACACGCAGTCGGTGCTGATATGAATCAACCGGGCATGGATCGTGTCTGCGGCCCGCCGAAGCCGATGGGGTAGAAACCCGTTTATATGGTAGGCACCTATTTTGTCATGCTCCGCAAAATGATTCAGAACACCCATCGCGTTAATGATGCAACCGGGGGAGACGATATCAACCAGCTTTTCCATCCCGGCAATATCATCTGCGTCAACATGCAGCCCTCCGAGATCGCTCTTATCCCGGGTTGTATAGAAAACGTGATGCTTGCCCTGGCGGCGAAAGTAATCCACCAGCATATGACCTGCCATTCCGTTCCCTCCGAGGATAAGAAGCTTCATTCCAGAAAACCTCCTCGAATCAGAATATCCTTGATTTCCTTCTGGTTCATAAGGTTGGTCTCGGAGCTGAAGCTGTTGAAGGAAACCGGGATGTACTGACTGTAATGCTCCTTCAGTTCAGGCATATCCAAGGTGGGCAATATCACTAAATACTGTTCATCGTATACAACGGTAGTTTGGCTTTCGAAGTCACTCATCAGGATTTCGTGGATCTTTTCTCCGGGACGGATACCTGCTTCCACAATACTTACATGCTCTTTTCCTGAAGCCTCGATCAACACCTCGGCCAGATCGACTATTTTGCAGGTAGGCATGGTCATAACAAAGATCTCCCCGCCAATGCTAACCTCAGAGGCCTTGAACAGCAGCGTAATGGCATCGCGAAGGGTCAGGAAAAAGCGAGTCATTTTCATATCCGTAATACGTACTTGGCCTTTATCCTTAATCTGCTTCATGAACAAATGGACCACGCTGCCGTTGGTTCCGAGCACATTACCTCCGCGTACAGTGACAAAGCGGGTATTGGACCCCAGCAAATTAGCGTACACGATCAGTTTTTCACCGATAGCCTTGGTCATGCCGTAAAAGTTGGATGGGTTGGCTGCTTTGTCGGTTGAAATATAAATTACCTTTTTAACATTGCAGGCAATAGAGGCTTCAATTACGTTTTGCGTCCCGACAACATTTGTTTTCAATGCTTCATAGGGCTGATCTTCACAGACAGGAACATGCTTTAATGCCGCTAAATGAAAGACATAATCCACACCCCGGCAAGTCGCAGTCAAGGCGTCCTTGTCGCGGATATCCCCGATGATGAAGCTAAGACGGTTATCCTCGAATTCCCGGCTCATGGCCACCTGGGCTGACTCACTGCGCGAGAATATAATAATTTCCTTAGGGCCTTGCGGCAGAAGCTGCCTGATCAATTCATGCCCCCAGGAACCGGTGCCGCCTGTGACCAATATCCGTTGATTATTAAACATGCAGGTTCCCTCCAAGTAGAAATTTAGCTACTTTTATCGAGACATCCGGGGTCAAGTAACCTTCAGGGATCTCCCATTCTCGGCTTAACGCCGTCATCAGTTTAACGCAGCGCATAATGCTGTCAGCATCCACCCCGGATACCACATTGCTGCCGCAATCCACTGTTTCCGGCCGTTCAGTTGTTCTTCGTATGGTCACAGTAGGTACGCCCATCAGGCAGCATTCCTCCTGAACCGTACCGCTGTCCGTAATCGCGCAAAAGGCATGCTGCTCTAAGGCTACAAAGTCAAAAAATCCAAAGGGCTCATGGAATTCAACAAGCGGGTTCATTTGCAGGGAGAGTTGCTCCGTAAGTTTGGAGCGTGTACGAGGATGAGTGCTGCAGATCAAGCGGATTCCAAAATGTTCAGCCACTGCATTCAGACCGGACATAATTTGCATAAGGGATTGCGGATCATCTACATTCTCGGCCCGGTGTGCCGTTACTAGAAAGTATTGACCCGGAGTCAGCTGAAGCTGGTCTAGAATATGGCTGGCCTGTATTTGAGGCTTATAATGGGACATCACCTCATGGATTGGATTCCCCGTCAGGATAATACGTGCTGAAGGAAATCCTTCGCTGAGCAAATGCCTTTTGCTCTGCTGAGTGTAGGGCATATTAATCGTAGAGACGGCATCTATAACCCGGCGGTTTTTCTCCTCCGGCACCAACAGATCATAACATCGGTTCCCGGCCTCCATATGCATGACAGGAATACCCATGCGCTCGGCAAGAACGGCGCAGAGTGCGCTGTTCGTATCGCCTAGCAGCAGAATTCGGTCCGGTTGTTCTTTCTGCAGGATGGGCTCCAGTCCGCCAAACATGGCGGCAAGCTGACCTCCCAGTCCTGACTGCCTCTCCTGCAGGACATAATCCGGAGCCCGCAGACCCAATTCGGCAAAAAAGATGCCGCTTAGACTAGCGGTGAAATTCTGTCCTGTGTGCACAAGTACATGTCGGTCCGCATGCTGATCGAGAAGCGGGATGATCACACTTAAACGGATGATCTCGGGCCTTGTGCCCAAAATCGTCATGATCTTCATGGGTTCACTCCCCTGCCTATTTTTTGTATGTGATCTAGATCTTAGGCCGTTTTACGGCGGCTGCGGCTGCGCTTCTTACTCTTGCGAAGCCCGGCTGAATGCCGCCGGGCAGAGCCAGCGCGCCGCTTCCGCCCGGTGCGGCGCGGCTTCACTGCCGGGCGCGTACGTCTGCGCGCCCGGGTCTTGTTGGCGCGGCGCAGCCTGCCGCGCCGGACCTTGCCGCGCCGGAGCCGGGCGCGGCGCTTACGGCCCGTGCGGCGCGGTGCTGACGCCGCTGCGGGGCCGGCCTGCGGCTCGGGCACGGGCACGGGCGTACCCGGCGCAGGCGGCTCCAGCAGCGCGGCGGCGTAACGCGCCGCGCTCGGCAAGGCATAGCGGAGGTTCCACACCTCCGCAAGTCCCAGCAGGCGTGCGCGGTAGGCGGCTGGTCCGTATACGATACCCACGCGCTCACGCGCCTGAGCACCAACTCCTGCGGCCACTACCGGCTCCGCCAGCAGAGCACAAACCGCTTCCGCCAACGCGTCGATATCCTCCACTGGAACAAGATAGTTGCTGCAGTCCGCGGTATGAAGAATTTCTCCCAGACCTCCTGAATTGTAGGCGACTACGGGCTTACCGAAAGCCATCCCCTCCAGGGCGGTCATTCCAAACCCCTCGCGGATCAAGCTCGGAATGACCAATATATCGAGCGCACAGTAAGCAGCGGGCATGCACTCCTCATAACCTACAAACCGGAAACGGGAAGTTAATCCCTCCAGCTTCACCTTACGTACACAACGATCATAGAAGCTTTTATCGCCTGGAATGCCTACCACTAGAAAATGACTGGAAGGATGTCGAGCCGACACTAACACGGCCATATTCACAAAATGCTCCAGACCCTTTTCCTTATTAATAAAAGATGAAACATAG
Proteins encoded:
- a CDS encoding glycosyltransferase family 4 protein gives rise to the protein MKVLFTFYLPSGGVETLNRLRCESLQQNGIECHVLYLKPGSGGHNQANFPVFITSEDHKIKEILMNEQYDAIIVTSDYLMLEHLRELGYNGILLYESQGLGTRDYAEKLIKDAIPYLQTYCNAVLIPPTDHLLELFITMCPWLHRYVIPNIVDVNSFRYIPAEPPKDPVIAWVGRLERNKNWPEYLEIAARIRRSKPNLHLWMFHDPDLAAEGEAEQFNISLHRLGLHDRLNVFTNIPNEVMPVYYSSIASSGGFLLSTSVTEGFGYAVAEALCCTCPVVSTDSDGVRSFIIHNGSGKFYPLGNIEAAVAEGLEVMDNPAVRSNIRQQGRAHMVANFGTGPYARSFREMLNSFAIF
- a CDS encoding glycosyltransferase family 2 protein — translated: MNPKVSIVIPFYNDPYIGHALQSAVTQSMKAHEIIVVDDGSSVFSERLTPYHSQIHYLGKTNGGTATALNHGIRHASGDYIAWLSSDDIFYHDKINNQALFMEQNNLLISYTNFNYINGFSQLTELNAAVVFPSQLEFLRCFLQGNPINGCTVMFKKEVFGAIGLFDEQLPYTHDFDLWFRAILNGYIPVMLNQSLTGYRRHDGMGTLKHYDQIMTEAAATANRYQASLRSLISSMGG
- a CDS encoding glycosyltransferase family 4 protein, which codes for MKITFPVLTLCRGGAQRMLAELANRLSAMGHEITIIMPLGGTVEYEMGCNIFLTGKKKLEESDFPVADVIVSNYYTTVAVSQQASERGKGIHIRLALCYEPSFLPDNNQSFASYHSSRNLFVLSRWQQEIVRLNHGVKGRIVPIGVNPDFYNQRLREREGRRLVVSAIMRKPEGGFSGHREQDYLLQQLNHVKEVHPEVDIYLMTPPGEFSESIILQELQNDGKYHIRTPGNDTELCFHYNESDIFVSSSTYDTGSLPGLEAMRCGAALVTTYAGGNMEYCVHGHNCLMSYRHENRLAVDIIRLIEDRELRLRLASRGEIDSLPFTWVRSTAIFQKELFNIVSRQKN
- a CDS encoding polysaccharide biosynthesis protein, with protein sequence MFNNQRILVTGGTGSWGHELIRQLLPQGPKEIIIFSRSESAQVAMSREFEDNRLSFIIGDIRDKDALTATCRGVDYVFHLAALKHVPVCEDQPYEALKTNVVGTQNVIEASIACNVKKVIYISTDKAANPSNFYGMTKAIGEKLIVYANLLGSNTRFVTVRGGNVLGTNGSVVHLFMKQIKDKGQVRITDMKMTRFFLTLRDAITLLFKASEVSIGGEIFVMTMPTCKIVDLAEVLIEASGKEHVSIVEAGIRPGEKIHEILMSDFESQTTVVYDEQYLVILPTLDMPELKEHYSQYIPVSFNSFSSETNLMNQKEIKDILIRGGFLE
- the wecB gene encoding non-hydrolyzing UDP-N-acetylglucosamine 2-epimerase codes for the protein MKIMTILGTRPEIIRLSVIIPLLDQHADRHVLVHTGQNFTASLSGIFFAELGLRAPDYVLQERQSGLGGQLAAMFGGLEPILQKEQPDRILLLGDTNSALCAVLAERMGIPVMHMEAGNRCYDLLVPEEKNRRVIDAVSTINMPYTQQSKRHLLSEGFPSARIILTGNPIHEVMSHYKPQIQASHILDQLQLTPGQYFLVTAHRAENVDDPQSLMQIMSGLNAVAEHFGIRLICSTHPRTRSKLTEQLSLQMNPLVEFHEPFGFFDFVALEQHAFCAITDSGTVQEECCLMGVPTVTIRRTTERPETVDCGSNVVSGVDADSIMRCVKLMTALSREWEIPEGYLTPDVSIKVAKFLLGGNLHV
- the nagA gene encoding N-acetylglucosamine-6-phosphate deacetylase, producing MAEINTLTGELLFGKVLTPGGILEHGVIAVSAEQIHYVGEAEWLPAAYAEWPSTLEKKGLFIPGFVDVHVHGGAGHDFMYSNSEALNSITKFHCSQGTTTMLATTMTAPKAEIDRVLSEVDAYRSRTMPYAQLAGVHLEGPFISPKWPGAQNPEHIVLANIEWLEEWETQYPGLIRQVTLAPEREGALTAISWLRRHSITAALGHTDATYDEVITAAEAGLNQAVHAFNAMTALHHRKPGTVGAVLGDHRIRAEIIGDGIHVHPAVVSLLARLKGDQLLLITDAMSAAGLSDGEYKIGDLPVLVQQGIATLKDHPESLAGSTLTMIKGFRFLVQEVGLSLEAASRAASLTPAVSLGLERTIGSLEAGKQGDILLLDAELNLRDVWVQGKKVAF
- a CDS encoding dTDP-4-dehydrorhamnose reductase family protein; amino-acid sequence: MKLLILGGNGMAGHMLVDYFRRQGKHHVFYTTRDKSDLGGLHVDADDIAGMEKLVDIVSPGCIINAMGVLNHFAEHDKIGAYHINGFLPHRLRRAADTIHARLIHISTDCVFEGTRGGYTEEDTPDGTTVYSITKCLGEVRDPGHLTIRTSIIGPEIRTGGIGLMEWFLGQTGKVSGYRSVMWNGVTTLELAKAVDAMLESSVDGLIHLAHPQPVSKYELLQYIQTSFDKNDVEVVPEEQPVQDRTLTNTRPDVHFQLPSYPVMLAELAEWMKHSEFTL
- a CDS encoding class I SAM-dependent methyltransferase encodes the protein MVQEISVKDFLPVLLEQLRFVDSILDIGCGIGTLLDSYEAGLVVGLEIHRPYLLHRDVKSPHIIPINADARQMDKLFLPESFSAVTFIDSLEHFSMEEGKKLLEAAEKIAINRVVVFTPRGFFPQSGIDHYHLNGELFQKHRSGWEPEDFLEMGYEVLVLKGFHHAENPSFRESFGEDHPPLDAIMACKIV
- a CDS encoding YhcN/YlaJ family sporulation lipoprotein, with protein sequence MLRSTISRSLAVALLLGMVGVTGCGTNDAAGNNDVRTNNVQNAKNGRLNANSVNGRTGTHNVTRLQMSQDLADRITAMKDVRSANVLVSGNRAYVALTLDEAGTGTHSGGTTNTSPRTLATGRNSGGMLGTGGGTLTGRGGTTSGMDGTTYGMDGTMTGRSGTMTGIGGSMPGTGGGMNGTAGGSGAAGNMGMGMGSTGARGFGAGGLGTGTTGTGGTGTDGMGTGSVGNGGMGTYGMGTGGMGTRGMGTGGMGTNGTGTGGMGSRGMGTGGMGTGMGTGGLGTYGAGTGGMGTRGMGTNGMGTGGGMGTGGTGTGGMGNMGAGNADTLPREIKDKVTAEIKRNAPQIQTVYVSDNPEFVQRVNGYADNARGGYPLQGFVQEFGSMVERIFPGNNTNR
- a CDS encoding glycosyltransferase family 2 protein — translated: MYVRSKVSIVIPFYNCQFVHLAVESALAQSYKDIEIIVVDDGSTRHIEKLTPYMKDIIYIRKTNGGTASALNCGIMAATGSYFAWLSSDDQFHPDKIKRQIELIQNAGTFFCHTAFFYINEFGERLSEVVAAPLDRIQLIETLMKGCPVNGSSVLLDMNIFYKVGIFDESFLYTHDYELWLRILPHYEWSYIKEPLLDYRVHEAMGSVIHGKEQTQEIKKVQAKHFQALSRLLRKEPRS
- a CDS encoding NAD-dependent epimerase/dehydratase family protein; amino-acid sequence: MSRRRILITGAAGFTGRHAVNYFAAQGAEVIAVLRNPVAMKSPAFDFPQGIQTYVCDLSDRKAVAEMIKTVIPEDVLHLAGKNSVPESWQNPLLYMETNVMATLYLLEALRILPSCRILVAGSRLKYRIGAVLPPHPYSLSKTLEELVSLAWRTLFQQQVLLAEPCNLMGPGSSTGFCSLLAGHIARSENGVQQAPFKVSSRSALRDFLDVRDAVRAYEYILDKGANGTIYRIESGKERKLGDIAEQLLKLTQAAVPMVWGSETAEKPVVYSEPPFTPEEEATALGWSADISFEQSLSDIMDYFRVGREGGWA